Proteins co-encoded in one Papaver somniferum cultivar HN1 chromosome 5, ASM357369v1, whole genome shotgun sequence genomic window:
- the LOC113281831 gene encoding uncharacterized protein LOC113281831 isoform X1, which produces MTQLIATSSPRPVVVPVSSTFVKNYQGSCKEKMANQMRAHQYTLAYLNKRRSTSHLPSKGTEATISDKNVSITPATVIAPAIVPLKREHRLTTVIAPAIVPLKREHRLTIAEINSATRASTSEGNASFTMLAQILSLNDKWLIIYCLICFGHVSEWKHRSICKTCFGIVHPTTRLSLTMEVNTKVETLISLKEEDGDQHVFGVLYEISLRQMVFQVRTSTEIWGNQPPIYNVVRLNRRCGAWTAYYVDQLFNEVTHLRIIEHAQL; this is translated from the exons ATGACCCAATTGATTGCGACTTCGTCCCCCCGTCCTGTGGTTGTTCCCGTTAGCTCCACTTTTGTTAAGAACTACCAAG GCAGCTGTAAGGAGAAGATGGCAAACCAAATGCGAGCACATCAGTATACTTTAGCTTATCTGAACAAAAGAAGATCCACATCCCACTTGCCATCAAAAG GAACCGAGGCAACCATATCTGATAAGAACGTTTCGATAACCCCTGCCACAGTCATCGCACCAGCTATCGTTCCTTTGAAGAGGGAGCACCGACTTACCACAGTCATCGCACCAGCTATCGTTCCTTTGAAGAGGGAGCACCGACTTACCATTGCTGAAATTAACTCCGCAACAAGGGCGAGCACGAGTGAG GGAAATGCATCTTTCACGATGTTGGCACAAATTCTATCTTTGAACGACAAATGGTTAATCATCTACTGCCTAATATGCTTTGGGCATGTGTCGGAATGGAAACATCGTAGTATCTGTAAAACATGTTTCGGCATAGTTCACCCTACCACGAG GCTAAGCCTAACCATGGAGGTTAACACCAAGGTGGAAACGCTGATAAGTTTGAAAGAG GAAGACGGAGATCAACATGTTTTCGGAGTACTTTATGAAATTTCGCTGCGCCAGATGGTATTTCAAGTTCGTACGTCAACTGAGATATGGGGAAACCAACCACCAATATATAATGTGGTTCGACTTAACCGGAGATGCGGAGCGTGGACGGCTTACTATGTCGACCAACTGTTCAATGAGGTTACACATTTAAGAATTATTGAACATGCGCAACTGTAA
- the LOC113281831 gene encoding uncharacterized protein LOC113281831 isoform X2, whose protein sequence is MTQLIATSSPRPVVVPVSSTFVKNYQGSCKEKMANQMRAHQYTLAYLNKRRSTSHLPSKGTEATISDKNVSITPATVIAPAIVPLKREHRLTTVIAPAIVPLKREHRLTIAEINSATRASTSEGNASFTMLAQILSLNDKWLIIYCLICFGHVSEWKHRSICKTCFGIVHPTTRLSLTMEVNTKVETLISLKEEDGDQHVFGVLYEISLRQMVFQVRTSTEIWGNQPPIYNVVRLNRRCGAWTAYYVDQLFNEECNHEEEQ, encoded by the exons ATGACCCAATTGATTGCGACTTCGTCCCCCCGTCCTGTGGTTGTTCCCGTTAGCTCCACTTTTGTTAAGAACTACCAAG GCAGCTGTAAGGAGAAGATGGCAAACCAAATGCGAGCACATCAGTATACTTTAGCTTATCTGAACAAAAGAAGATCCACATCCCACTTGCCATCAAAAG GAACCGAGGCAACCATATCTGATAAGAACGTTTCGATAACCCCTGCCACAGTCATCGCACCAGCTATCGTTCCTTTGAAGAGGGAGCACCGACTTACCACAGTCATCGCACCAGCTATCGTTCCTTTGAAGAGGGAGCACCGACTTACCATTGCTGAAATTAACTCCGCAACAAGGGCGAGCACGAGTGAG GGAAATGCATCTTTCACGATGTTGGCACAAATTCTATCTTTGAACGACAAATGGTTAATCATCTACTGCCTAATATGCTTTGGGCATGTGTCGGAATGGAAACATCGTAGTATCTGTAAAACATGTTTCGGCATAGTTCACCCTACCACGAG GCTAAGCCTAACCATGGAGGTTAACACCAAGGTGGAAACGCTGATAAGTTTGAAAGAG GAAGACGGAGATCAACATGTTTTCGGAGTACTTTATGAAATTTCGCTGCGCCAGATGGTATTTCAAGTTCGTACGTCAACTGAGATATGGGGAAACCAACCACCAATATATAATGTGGTTCGACTTAACCGGAGATGCGGAGCGTGGACGGCTTACTATGTCGACCAACTGTTCAATGAG GAATGTAACCATGAGGAAGAACAATAA
- the LOC113281831 gene encoding uncharacterized protein LOC113281831 isoform X3 translates to MANQMRAHQYTLAYLNKRRSTSHLPSKGTEATISDKNVSITPATVIAPAIVPLKREHRLTTVIAPAIVPLKREHRLTIAEINSATRASTSEGNASFTMLAQILSLNDKWLIIYCLICFGHVSEWKHRSICKTCFGIVHPTTRLSLTMEVNTKVETLISLKEEDGDQHVFGVLYEISLRQMVFQVRTSTEIWGNQPPIYNVVRLNRRCGAWTAYYVDQLFNEVTHLRIIEHAQL, encoded by the exons ATGGCAAACCAAATGCGAGCACATCAGTATACTTTAGCTTATCTGAACAAAAGAAGATCCACATCCCACTTGCCATCAAAAG GAACCGAGGCAACCATATCTGATAAGAACGTTTCGATAACCCCTGCCACAGTCATCGCACCAGCTATCGTTCCTTTGAAGAGGGAGCACCGACTTACCACAGTCATCGCACCAGCTATCGTTCCTTTGAAGAGGGAGCACCGACTTACCATTGCTGAAATTAACTCCGCAACAAGGGCGAGCACGAGTGAG GGAAATGCATCTTTCACGATGTTGGCACAAATTCTATCTTTGAACGACAAATGGTTAATCATCTACTGCCTAATATGCTTTGGGCATGTGTCGGAATGGAAACATCGTAGTATCTGTAAAACATGTTTCGGCATAGTTCACCCTACCACGAG GCTAAGCCTAACCATGGAGGTTAACACCAAGGTGGAAACGCTGATAAGTTTGAAAGAG GAAGACGGAGATCAACATGTTTTCGGAGTACTTTATGAAATTTCGCTGCGCCAGATGGTATTTCAAGTTCGTACGTCAACTGAGATATGGGGAAACCAACCACCAATATATAATGTGGTTCGACTTAACCGGAGATGCGGAGCGTGGACGGCTTACTATGTCGACCAACTGTTCAATGAGGTTACACATTTAAGAATTATTGAACATGCGCAACTGTAA